In a single window of the Gemmatimonadota bacterium genome:
- a CDS encoding DUF6596 domain-containing protein, producing the protein MIPEQGDRQAHHAADAVARRSYGKLVALLVARGHDLPAAEDALADAFAAALVDWPQHGVPNNPEAWLLTVARRKAIDAVRREQTGTLASPQLLLLTEELLQHQDAQEIPDCRLALLFAAAHPAIEPGIRAPLMLQVVLGLEARTIASAFLTSPAAMAKRLVRAKEKLRHAGIPFAIPEREELPARLESVLDAIYAAFSEGWGDPEGSDPVRRDLMDEALFLARIVTDLLPDEPEALGLLALLLHVDARRLARRDGVGDFVPLAAQDATRWNLVLMREAEATLRHAASCGNTGRYQLEAALQSAHATRRIARVDNRIEALQLYDALFALHPSPVVAINRALAVAEVDGGEAGLSAMPDASSDRRLAEYQPYWATRAELLGRIGRVERAATAYDNAIGLAHDPAVRRYLLRRKAELLRGGDLDGEQPSAGEHRHD; encoded by the coding sequence GTGATTCCCGAGCAAGGCGATCGGCAGGCGCATCATGCCGCCGACGCAGTCGCCAGGCGCAGTTATGGCAAACTGGTCGCCTTGCTCGTCGCACGCGGCCACGATCTCCCGGCCGCGGAAGACGCGCTCGCCGATGCGTTCGCCGCCGCGCTGGTCGATTGGCCGCAGCACGGCGTGCCGAACAATCCCGAGGCATGGCTGCTTACGGTGGCACGGCGCAAGGCAATCGATGCCGTGCGGCGGGAGCAGACCGGGACGCTGGCCTCCCCGCAGTTGCTGCTGCTCACCGAAGAACTGCTGCAGCACCAGGACGCTCAGGAGATTCCCGATTGCCGCCTCGCGCTCCTCTTTGCCGCCGCGCATCCTGCCATCGAGCCGGGGATTCGCGCGCCGCTGATGCTGCAAGTGGTGCTCGGGCTCGAGGCGCGCACCATCGCCTCCGCCTTCCTGACCTCACCCGCTGCGATGGCGAAGCGGCTGGTACGGGCCAAGGAGAAACTTCGGCACGCCGGGATTCCATTCGCCATTCCTGAACGCGAGGAACTCCCCGCGCGGCTTGAGAGCGTCCTCGACGCGATCTATGCGGCGTTCTCCGAGGGATGGGGCGATCCCGAAGGATCGGATCCGGTGCGTCGGGACCTGATGGATGAGGCCCTCTTTCTTGCCCGCATCGTGACCGACCTGCTTCCCGATGAGCCGGAGGCGCTCGGGCTGCTCGCGCTCCTGCTGCATGTGGACGCGAGGCGTCTGGCAAGGCGCGACGGAGTCGGCGATTTCGTGCCGCTCGCGGCACAAGATGCCACTCGCTGGAATCTGGTGTTGATGCGGGAGGCCGAGGCGACACTTCGTCACGCTGCGTCGTGCGGCAACACCGGACGGTATCAACTCGAGGCCGCGCTCCAGTCGGCCCACGCGACTCGCAGGATTGCACGCGTGGACAACCGTATCGAAGCCTTGCAGCTCTACGACGCACTGTTCGCGCTGCACCCTTCTCCTGTCGTCGCCATCAACCGTGCGCTGGCGGTCGCTGAAGTGGATGGGGGCGAAGCAGGGCTGAGTGCGATGCCCGATGCGAGCAGCGACCGCAGACTGGCGGAATACCAGCCCTACTGGGCGACTCGGGCTGAATTGCTGGGTCGGATCGGGCGGGTCGAGCGTGCAGCGACAGCGTATGACAACGCCATCGGACTCGCGCATGACCCGGCGGTCCGACGCTACCTGCTGCGCCGGAAAGCTGAACTACTGCGCGGGGGTGACCTCGACGGCGAGCAGCCGTCCGCCGGGGAGCACCGACACGACTGA
- a CDS encoding dihydrofolate reductase family protein → MRKLSVFNNVTIDGYFTGANGDFSWAHSGPPDPEFDAFVAGNAESNGELLFGRVTYQLMAAFWPTPAAAQMNPVVAAGMNSMPKIVFSSTLERAEWHNTRVIRGGLATAVRQMKSEIGPDLVILGSGTLVAQLAQESLIDEYQLVVNPIAIGSGRTMFDGLSSPRQLKLASTRAFASGKLFNCYEPSR, encoded by the coding sequence ATGCGGAAACTGAGCGTATTCAACAATGTGACCATCGACGGCTATTTCACCGGCGCCAATGGTGACTTCTCCTGGGCACACAGCGGCCCCCCCGATCCGGAGTTCGATGCCTTCGTTGCCGGCAATGCCGAGAGCAATGGTGAGCTGCTCTTCGGGCGAGTGACCTATCAGCTGATGGCCGCCTTCTGGCCGACACCAGCCGCAGCGCAGATGAATCCGGTGGTGGCCGCGGGGATGAACAGCATGCCGAAGATCGTCTTCTCGAGCACGCTCGAGCGGGCCGAGTGGCACAACACCCGGGTGATTCGCGGCGGGCTGGCCACGGCGGTCCGCCAGATGAAGAGCGAGATCGGCCCCGATCTCGTGATCCTCGGGAGCGGCACGCTCGTCGCGCAACTCGCGCAGGAATCGCTGATCGACGAATACCAGCTGGTCGTGAATCCAATCGCGATCGGCAGCGGGCGGACGATGTTCGATGGCCTTTCGTCGCCCCGGCAGTTGAAACTCGCGAGTACCCGGGCCTTCGCGAGCGGAAAGCTTTTCAACTGCTACGAGCCGTCGCGGTAA
- a CDS encoding YciI family protein, whose translation MKYILLDYVSEGGWPELSPEEQTRWLGAYQAFVGAMTTAGVLKSSGGLQPTNSATTVRTVDGKHRVLDGPYAEAKEQLAGFHIIEVADLDAALLWAARSPTSIHGVVEVRPLMERSENPVVQRFIDGEPVSG comes from the coding sequence ATGAAGTACATCTTGCTGGACTACGTCTCCGAGGGCGGCTGGCCGGAGTTATCGCCCGAGGAGCAGACGCGGTGGCTGGGCGCGTATCAGGCCTTCGTCGGCGCGATGACGACGGCCGGTGTGCTCAAGAGCAGCGGCGGGTTGCAGCCCACGAATTCGGCGACCACGGTGCGCACGGTCGATGGCAAGCATCGCGTGCTGGATGGGCCGTATGCCGAGGCGAAGGAGCAGCTCGCGGGTTTCCACATCATCGAGGTGGCTGACCTCGATGCCGCGCTGCTCTGGGCCGCGCGCTCGCCCACCTCGATTCACGGTGTCGTGGAAGTCCGGCCCCTGATGGAACGATCGGAAAATCCGGTAGTCCAGCGCTTCATCGATGGCGAACCGGTGTCAGGGTGA
- a CDS encoding DNA topoisomerase IB has translation MAAPAVDPFHPPEASAKAGSLRYQLDDRPGLTRHRSGRGFSYRDAAGQTIRDRSTLERIRALAIPPAWTAVWICPQPNGHLQATGRDARGRKQSRYHTRWREVRDATKYERTLAFGGTLARIRAALSRDLGRNGIPREKVLALIVQLLEATFIRIGNEEYARTNRSYGLTTLQDRHVEVSGSTIQFRFRGKSGKPHAISHRSRQLARLVQQCRDLPGQDLFQYLDENGDAQTIESSDVNGYIREIAGQEFTAKDFRTWAGTVLAARALDEHRETPAPPGRSALVAAVKAVSEQLGNTPAVCRRSYVHPAVLGAFEDDDLYRQWLGAAKSGAVRDGLSGEESAVLRFLEAIAPG, from the coding sequence ATGGCCGCACCTGCAGTCGATCCGTTCCATCCACCCGAAGCCTCGGCGAAGGCCGGCTCGCTGCGCTATCAGCTCGACGACCGCCCCGGCCTTACCAGGCATCGCAGTGGCCGCGGCTTCAGCTATCGTGATGCTGCGGGGCAGACGATTCGCGACCGGAGTACGCTCGAACGAATCCGGGCCCTCGCAATTCCTCCCGCCTGGACCGCTGTCTGGATCTGTCCGCAGCCCAACGGACATCTGCAGGCGACCGGGCGTGATGCGCGTGGCAGAAAGCAGTCGCGCTACCACACTCGTTGGCGCGAAGTGCGCGATGCCACCAAGTACGAGCGTACCCTGGCGTTTGGCGGCACCCTCGCCCGAATCCGCGCGGCACTCTCGCGTGACCTCGGCCGCAACGGCATTCCGCGCGAGAAGGTGCTGGCGCTGATCGTCCAGTTACTCGAGGCCACCTTCATCCGCATCGGCAACGAGGAGTATGCCCGTACCAACCGGTCGTATGGCCTCACCACCTTGCAGGATCGTCACGTCGAAGTCAGCGGGAGCACGATCCAGTTCCGCTTTCGCGGCAAGAGCGGCAAGCCCCACGCCATTTCACACCGCAGTCGTCAGCTGGCGCGACTGGTGCAGCAGTGCCGCGATCTCCCCGGGCAGGATCTCTTCCAGTATCTCGACGAAAACGGCGACGCCCAGACGATCGAGTCGAGCGACGTCAACGGTTACATTCGAGAGATAGCAGGCCAGGAGTTCACGGCGAAGGATTTTCGCACCTGGGCCGGCACCGTGCTGGCTGCACGGGCACTCGACGAACATCGCGAGACTCCCGCGCCACCGGGGCGGAGCGCGCTGGTTGCCGCCGTGAAGGCAGTGTCCGAACAGCTCGGCAACACGCCGGCGGTTTGTCGCCGCAGTTATGTCCACCCCGCCGTGCTCGGTGCCTTTGAGGATGATGACCTGTACCGGCAGTGGCTGGGTGCCGCAAAGTCCGGTGCCGTGCGCGACGGGCTCAGCGGGGAGGAGAGTGCGGTGCTCCGCTTTCTCGAGGCGATCGCCCCGGGCTGA
- a CDS encoding sulfite exporter TauE/SafE family protein translates to MTWFLLLVLLAAIFSGATASVVGFGIGSLMTPLLATRLGAGVAVAAVTIPHALATALRCWRLRQRIDWRVVRGFGLLSAIGGLLGALLYTRLGPSALTKVLGSLLLLTAVAQLSGWSRRWHPRGILVGVFGLTSGLFGGVAGNQGGMRAAALMAFDLSPAAFVATATATGLMVDAARMPVYLWSTGGALVPHWLPTGIATIGVLVGTLVGERIVLGMPVAKFAQVVAWAIGVLGIWLLFGVA, encoded by the coding sequence ATGACCTGGTTTCTCCTGCTCGTGCTGCTCGCGGCGATCTTCTCCGGTGCGACGGCGAGCGTCGTGGGATTCGGTATCGGTTCCCTGATGACGCCACTCCTCGCGACGCGACTCGGCGCCGGAGTCGCCGTTGCGGCCGTCACGATTCCCCACGCGCTCGCCACCGCGCTTCGCTGCTGGCGGTTGCGGCAGCGAATCGACTGGCGCGTGGTGCGGGGATTCGGCCTGCTGAGTGCGATCGGGGGATTGCTGGGCGCACTGCTCTACACGCGCCTCGGGCCGAGCGCACTCACGAAGGTGCTTGGTTCGCTATTGCTGCTGACGGCGGTCGCGCAGCTCAGTGGCTGGTCGCGGCGGTGGCATCCGCGCGGGATCCTGGTCGGGGTGTTCGGTCTCACGTCCGGACTCTTCGGTGGTGTCGCCGGCAATCAGGGTGGAATGCGTGCTGCGGCGCTGATGGCGTTCGATCTATCGCCAGCAGCGTTCGTGGCGACAGCCACCGCCACCGGTTTGATGGTGGACGCCGCACGCATGCCGGTATATCTCTGGTCGACCGGCGGCGCACTCGTTCCGCACTGGTTGCCGACTGGCATCGCGACCATCGGTGTGCTCGTCGGGACGCTGGTCGGCGAACGGATCGTGCTGGGGATGCCGGTGGCGAAGTTTGCGCAGGTGGTGGCTTGGGCCATCGGAGTACTCGGCATCTGGCTGTTGTTCGGCGTCGCGTGA
- a CDS encoding arsinothricin resistance N-acetyltransferase ArsN1 family B: MIRTATLADADALARIYNHYITDTIVTFEEEPIDGAEMAARLADVVAARLPWIVAEEGGVVVGYAYASRWKARVGYRFSVESTIYLAQAATGKGIGTALYQSLLDLLREGPTHLVIGGIGLPNPASVALHERLGFEKVAQFKEVGIKFGTWIDVGYWQLKLKPESDRGPSA; this comes from the coding sequence ATGATTCGCACCGCCACCCTCGCCGATGCTGACGCGCTGGCGCGGATCTACAATCACTACATCACCGACACCATCGTGACCTTCGAGGAGGAGCCGATCGACGGCGCCGAGATGGCCGCGCGGCTCGCCGACGTTGTCGCCGCGAGGCTGCCGTGGATTGTGGCCGAGGAGGGTGGCGTGGTGGTGGGGTATGCCTATGCCAGCCGGTGGAAGGCGCGTGTCGGCTACCGCTTCTCGGTCGAGAGCACCATCTATCTCGCCCAGGCGGCGACGGGGAAGGGGATCGGAACCGCGCTCTACCAGTCGCTCCTGGATCTGCTGCGCGAAGGGCCGACGCATCTGGTGATCGGCGGCATCGGACTTCCCAACCCTGCGAGTGTGGCGTTGCACGAGCGACTCGGTTTCGAAAAGGTCGCGCAGTTCAAGGAAGTGGGAATCAAGTTCGGCACATGGATCGATGTGGGATACTGGCAATTGAAGCTGAAGCCCGAGAGCGACAGGGGTCCGTCGGCATGA
- a CDS encoding VIT family protein gives MRTMHPESHRSDRIGWLRAAVLGANDGLISTSSLVVGVAAAQPDAAAVLVAAVAGLAAGALSMAAGEYVSVSSQSDTELADLARERGELATSPEFEAAELAGIYEQRGLTPALAAQVAQQLMAHDALGAHARDELGIHELTRARPIQAALSSAAAFATGAAAPTILTALVPLKWLTPSVVASTIVLLVILGSVAAGLGGASRWRGALRVAFWGAVAMACTAGVGRLFGAVV, from the coding sequence ATGCGCACAATGCACCCCGAATCCCACCGCAGTGACCGGATCGGCTGGCTCCGTGCGGCCGTACTCGGCGCGAATGACGGTCTGATCTCTACCAGCAGTCTCGTGGTCGGGGTCGCGGCCGCTCAACCGGATGCCGCCGCCGTGCTGGTCGCTGCCGTGGCGGGGCTGGCCGCCGGGGCGCTCTCGATGGCCGCCGGGGAGTACGTCTCGGTGTCATCGCAATCCGACACGGAGCTGGCCGATCTCGCACGCGAGCGCGGCGAGCTTGCCACGTCGCCCGAATTCGAGGCTGCCGAACTCGCCGGCATCTATGAGCAGCGTGGCCTCACGCCGGCACTCGCTGCTCAGGTCGCGCAGCAGCTGATGGCACACGACGCCCTTGGCGCGCACGCTCGCGACGAGCTGGGCATCCACGAGCTCACGCGTGCCCGCCCCATTCAGGCGGCGCTCTCCTCCGCCGCGGCGTTCGCGACAGGCGCCGCCGCCCCAACGATTCTCACTGCACTGGTCCCCCTTAAATGGCTCACCCCCAGCGTCGTGGCCAGCACCATCGTCTTGCTGGTGATTCTCGGCAGCGTGGCGGCGGGACTCGGTGGTGCCTCGCGCTGGCGCGGCGCACTCCGGGTGGCCTTCTGGGGCGCGGTCGCGATGGCGTGTACGGCGGGAGTCGGGCGGCTCTTCGGGGCTGTCGTCTGA
- the cysK gene encoding cysteine synthase A: protein MIHQSILGTIGNTPVVRINRLAPSHVTMYVKCEAFNPLSSVKDRLAVAIIEDAERRGTLRRGQTVIEATSGNTGIALAMVCAAKGYPFVAVMSDSFSIERRKLMRILGAKVVLTPAAERGSGMVRRAEELAAKNGWFLTRQFENPANPEYHRNTTGPEILRDFAGQPLDVWVTGYGTGGTLTGAGEILKLARPGIRIVVTEPEGAALLSGKEWAPHKIQGWTPDFVGAVLNRSVYDEIVTVADIEARDTARELAMKEGIFCGISSGGTFAAARKVAEKSPKGTVLLAMLPDTGERYLSTILFEGINEGTDEVPGA from the coding sequence GTGATTCACCAGAGCATCCTTGGCACCATCGGCAACACCCCTGTGGTGCGGATCAACCGGCTCGCTCCATCGCACGTTACGATGTACGTCAAGTGCGAGGCCTTCAACCCGCTTTCCTCGGTGAAAGACCGTCTCGCAGTGGCGATCATCGAGGACGCCGAGCGTCGTGGTACGCTGCGTCGCGGCCAGACCGTCATCGAGGCGACGTCGGGGAATACCGGCATCGCGCTCGCCATGGTGTGCGCCGCCAAGGGATACCCCTTCGTTGCCGTCATGTCCGATTCGTTCTCGATCGAGCGCCGGAAGTTGATGCGGATTCTCGGCGCCAAGGTCGTGCTGACGCCGGCGGCCGAACGAGGAAGCGGGATGGTGCGGCGCGCCGAAGAGCTTGCCGCAAAGAACGGGTGGTTCCTGACCCGGCAGTTCGAGAATCCCGCGAACCCGGAATACCATCGCAACACCACCGGTCCGGAAATCCTGCGCGACTTTGCCGGTCAGCCGCTCGATGTCTGGGTTACCGGGTACGGCACCGGCGGGACGCTGACGGGTGCCGGCGAGATCCTCAAGCTGGCGCGTCCAGGGATCCGGATCGTCGTGACCGAGCCGGAAGGTGCCGCGCTGCTGTCGGGGAAGGAGTGGGCGCCGCACAAGATCCAGGGCTGGACTCCGGACTTCGTGGGCGCCGTGCTCAATCGCTCGGTGTACGACGAAATCGTTACGGTCGCCGACATCGAGGCGCGCGACACTGCGCGCGAGCTCGCGATGAAGGAAGGGATCTTCTGTGGTATCTCCTCCGGCGGTACCTTCGCGGCGGCACGCAAGGTCGCCGAGAAGTCACCGAAGGGCACCGTGCTCCTGGCGATGCTTCCCGATACCGGTGAACGGTACCTCTCGACCATTCTGTTTGAAGGGATCAACGAAGGGACCGACGAGGTGCCGGGAGCGTAG